The Hevea brasiliensis isolate MT/VB/25A 57/8 chromosome 1, ASM3005281v1, whole genome shotgun sequence genome has a window encoding:
- the LOC131183142 gene encoding uncharacterized protein LOC131183142, whose protein sequence is MNFEPLVALAPPTEQKDTEPKVVTGTPVTTKPLKETKDQAIQTTAPASDQELIKSSPSPSITAETKILSMTKEAIQATAPASDKKLIESSSPPPSITAETKTLPKAEPPPDVVEKKLPPEDLPSETRKSSPDVHTISLGLLTELSNRTRTQRSPSSSEISRSNQAPNPEVLQKQLEGFFNMPLEAIQQANAYGSIEGIISSLIQDCNDLREKTILEDLLSRLAEFKESIPVATTITETAQARRTSLSGKTTELDARLAQRQKKLSFLEIEFSRLSKEEEKLEAQIQLLISQKEKIPANKKHVLADLERNNEDAAKDLEEWRNLESEIKQANVDWLGAKEKLALANVRWKLFKEDLGLGKLNIS, encoded by the exons ATGAA TTTCGAGCCGCTGGTCGCACTCGCACCACCAACAGAACAAAAGGATACTGAACCAAAGGTTGTCACAGGAACTCCTGTAACAACTAAACCATTGAAGGAGACTAAAGATCAAGCCATTCAAACTACGGCTCCCGCCAGTGATCAAGAACTCATCAAGTCATCACCATCTCCTTCAATTACTGCTGAGACAAAGATTCTTTCAATG ACTAAAGAGGCCATTCAAGCTACTGCTCCCGCCAGTGATAAAAAACTCATCGAGTCATCATCACCGCCTCCTTCAATTACTGCTGAGACAAAGACTCTTCCAAAG GCAGAACCTCCTCCTGATGTGGTTGAGAAAAAGCTTCCTCCAGAA GATCTTCCTTCTGAGACTAGAAAATCTTCTCCAGATGTGCATACAATATCTTTGGGTCTCCTTACAGAACTTTCCAACAGGACTAGAACTCAGAGATCTCCTTCGAGCAGTGAAATCTCCAGGTCAAACCAAGCACCTAATCCTGAAGTTTTGCAGAAACAATTAGAAGGGTTCTTCAATATGCCTTTAGAGGCTATACAGCAAGCTAATGCCTATGGCAGTATTGAGGGAATTATCAGTTCGCTCATTCAAGATTGTAATGATTTGCGTGAGAAGACAATTCTTGAAGATCTTCTCTCTCGCTTGGCAGAATTTAAAGAGAGTATTCCTGTGGCTACAACCATTACAGAAACTGCTCAAGCTCGCAGAACATCTCTTTCAGGGAAAACCACTGAACTTGATGCAAGATTGGCACAAAGACAAAAGAAACTAAGTTTCTTGGAGATTGAATTCTCAAGACTttcgaaagaagaagaaaaactagaggctcaaattcaactcctaatTAGCCAGAAGGAGAAAATTCCTGCTAACAAGAAGCATGTTTTAGCTGACTTAGAGAGAAACAATGAAGACGCTGCAAAAGATTTAGAAGAATGGCGAAATCTGGAAAGTGAAATCAAGCAGGCGAATGTCGATTGGCTTGGAGCTAAAGAGAAACTAGCCTTAGCTAATGTCCG